A window of Pseudodesulfovibrio hydrargyri contains these coding sequences:
- a CDS encoding acetyl-CoA carboxylase carboxyl transferase subunit alpha/beta, whose amino-acid sequence MDRERRIQGLRDRLTYIRDIFANREDESIRLLAAKFGELLERHRLMPGGVKREELSRIEDLFDFSERKLDTTLTPMDRVRIVRHPQRICLKDILENVYDNYTEIGGRGEYNIDPSMLIARAVFSRRVGDKVTNQMVMVIGQEKGHGEAFRNGGSVKPWGNAKALHYMKVAETENIPVHTFVFTPGAYPVEDWPGAAQQIARNLYELAGLRVPVVAVFSEGGSGGAEAIGLADRRIMLSHGYYSVISPEGAAAIEAGLRSGDRTTPELIEKCARQLHITAEDNLENGYVDRVLREPPLGARPSHYEFFRELRRELIQTTNEVVSSVKSMKLYRAMAVRTTKTDDAESIYMRWTLSQSALDRMVEQRQRKFRAMSRHARLDGTGVITRAVAATKGTIWATHSFLRYDLLGRQKKRLNAVFEDLGAEAHLVRHKVLMPLKKTLDKVLPGNGNTPPKVGEAVVDRLTRLSCPEDGACLVGSEWAWTSPRSQEDRTISCPNVRTHHCPDLWVPDLFGDFAGVCPSCGHHFPMEYRWYLQNVFDYSESKEFNRQLESINPLGYEKFDTKLDKAKERTGLKSACITFETSIEEVDAVVAVFCAPFRGGSVGAAEGEKFIRAAERATRKRQPFIAYVHGTAGIRIQEGVNGVIQMPRCTIAVRRYIDAGGLYLVLYDTNSYAGPVASFLGCSPYQFAVQSSNIGFAGPGVISETTGIAVPPNYHKAYHALSRGHIHGIWDRREVKKNLHQSLLTMGGRNLYYR is encoded by the coding sequence ATGGACAGGGAACGAAGAATTCAGGGGCTCAGGGACCGCCTGACCTATATCCGCGACATCTTCGCCAACCGCGAGGACGAGTCCATCCGGCTGCTGGCCGCCAAGTTCGGCGAACTCCTGGAGCGCCACCGGCTCATGCCGGGCGGAGTCAAGCGCGAGGAGCTTTCGCGCATCGAGGACCTGTTCGACTTTTCCGAGCGCAAGCTCGACACCACCCTGACGCCCATGGACCGGGTGCGCATCGTCCGCCATCCCCAGCGTATCTGCCTTAAGGACATCCTGGAGAACGTCTACGACAACTATACCGAGATCGGCGGGCGGGGCGAATACAACATCGACCCGAGCATGCTCATCGCCCGGGCCGTGTTCTCCCGCCGGGTGGGGGACAAGGTCACCAACCAGATGGTCATGGTCATCGGCCAGGAAAAGGGCCACGGGGAGGCGTTCCGCAACGGCGGTTCGGTCAAGCCGTGGGGCAACGCCAAGGCCCTGCACTACATGAAGGTGGCCGAAACCGAGAACATCCCGGTGCACACCTTCGTGTTCACGCCCGGGGCGTATCCGGTGGAGGACTGGCCGGGCGCGGCCCAGCAGATCGCCCGCAACCTGTACGAACTGGCCGGGCTGCGCGTGCCCGTGGTGGCCGTGTTTTCCGAGGGCGGCTCGGGCGGGGCCGAGGCCATCGGCCTGGCCGACCGCCGGATCATGCTCTCCCACGGCTACTATTCGGTCATCTCGCCCGAGGGCGCGGCGGCCATCGAGGCCGGGCTGCGCAGCGGGGACCGGACCACGCCCGAACTGATCGAGAAGTGCGCCCGCCAGCTGCACATCACCGCCGAGGACAACCTGGAAAACGGTTACGTGGACCGCGTGCTCCGGGAGCCGCCGCTGGGGGCCAGGCCGTCCCACTACGAATTTTTCCGCGAGCTCAGGCGCGAACTGATCCAGACCACCAACGAGGTGGTCAGTTCGGTCAAGTCCATGAAGCTCTACCGGGCCATGGCCGTGCGCACCACCAAGACCGACGACGCCGAGTCCATCTACATGCGCTGGACCCTGTCCCAGTCCGCCCTGGACCGCATGGTGGAGCAGCGTCAGCGCAAGTTCCGGGCCATGAGCCGACATGCGCGTCTGGACGGCACCGGAGTGATCACCCGGGCCGTGGCCGCCACCAAGGGGACTATCTGGGCGACTCATTCCTTTCTGCGCTACGACCTGCTCGGCCGCCAGAAGAAGCGGCTCAACGCCGTGTTCGAGGACCTCGGGGCCGAGGCGCATCTGGTCCGGCACAAGGTGCTCATGCCGCTCAAGAAGACCCTGGACAAGGTTCTGCCCGGCAACGGCAATACCCCGCCCAAGGTGGGCGAGGCCGTGGTGGACAGGCTAACCCGGCTTTCCTGCCCGGAAGACGGGGCCTGCCTGGTGGGCAGCGAGTGGGCCTGGACCAGCCCGCGCAGCCAGGAGGACCGGACCATTTCCTGCCCCAACGTGCGCACCCACCATTGCCCGGACCTGTGGGTGCCGGACCTGTTCGGCGACTTCGCCGGGGTCTGCCCGTCCTGCGGCCACCACTTCCCCATGGAGTACCGCTGGTATCTGCAAAACGTCTTCGACTACAGCGAGTCCAAGGAATTTAACCGGCAGCTGGAGTCCATCAACCCCCTGGGCTACGAGAAGTTCGACACCAAGCTGGACAAGGCCAAGGAGCGGACCGGACTCAAGTCCGCGTGCATTACCTTCGAGACCTCCATCGAGGAGGTGGACGCCGTGGTGGCCGTGTTCTGCGCGCCGTTTCGGGGCGGCTCGGTGGGCGCGGCCGAGGGCGAGAAGTTCATCCGCGCGGCCGAACGGGCCACGCGCAAGCGCCAGCCGTTCATCGCCTACGTGCACGGCACGGCGGGCATCCGCATCCAGGAGGGCGTCAACGGGGTCATCCAGATGCCGCGCTGCACCATCGCGGTGCGCCGCTACATCGACGCGGGCGGCCTGTACCTGGTGCTCTACGACACCAACTCCTACGCCGGGCCCGTGGCCAGCTTCCTGGGCTGCTCGCCGTACCAGTTCGCGGTGCAGTCCTCGAACATCGGCTTCGCCGGGCCCGGGGTCATCTCCGAGACCACGGGGATAGCCGTGCCGCCCAACTACCACAAGGCGTACCACGCCCTGTCGCGCGGCCATATCCACGGCATCTGGGACCGCCGGGAGGTCAAGAAAAACCTCCACCAGTCGCTGCTGACCATGGGCGGGCGCAACCTTTACTATCGCTGA
- a CDS encoding biotin/lipoyl-containing protein, translated as MLNIKELLDKVKASPYREIVVRAPHTGVVSFAAVKPGEKVHGPRGEFLEKPGTLLAHLTREKNEKPIPAPEKGVIEAVHTQHEGQFVEAGEPLVTIKHYLTRKEVIELILQEALYLFRAPERAKYYFVPEVDQKLKVSGKRSVKVQDGMEFLIVSRMKRETPLAYSGPEGIIYSVYFGRGDNVDEGEPLIGVCPEDQLTVIQDVVARIQSEWEEEA; from the coding sequence GTGCTGAATATCAAAGAGTTGCTCGATAAAGTCAAGGCGTCTCCGTACCGCGAGATCGTGGTCCGCGCCCCGCATACCGGCGTGGTCTCGTTTGCGGCCGTCAAGCCCGGCGAGAAGGTCCACGGCCCGCGCGGCGAGTTCCTGGAAAAGCCGGGCACCCTGCTGGCCCATCTGACCCGCGAGAAGAACGAGAAGCCCATCCCGGCCCCGGAGAAGGGCGTCATCGAGGCCGTGCACACGCAGCACGAGGGGCAGTTCGTGGAGGCGGGCGAACCGCTGGTGACCATCAAGCATTATCTGACCCGCAAGGAAGTCATCGAACTGATCCTGCAGGAGGCCCTGTACCTGTTCCGCGCCCCGGAACGGGCCAAGTACTACTTCGTTCCCGAGGTGGACCAGAAGCTCAAGGTCTCGGGCAAGCGCTCGGTCAAGGTCCAGGACGGCATGGAATTTCTGATCGTGTCCCGCATGAAGCGGGAGACCCCCCTGGCCTATTCCGGGCCCGAGGGCATCATCTACTCCGTCTACTTCGGCCGGGGCGACAACGTGGACGAGGGAGAACCCCTCATCGGCGTCTGCCCCGAGGACCAGCTCACGGTCATCCAGGACGTGGTGGCCCGCATCCAGAGCGAGTGGGAAGAAGAGGCGTAG
- a CDS encoding single-stranded DNA-binding protein, translating to MAGSLNKVIIVGRVGQDPKVSYTGSGQAVANFSVATDEGYRDRQTGQKVERTEWHRVVAWRQQAEFVGNYIGKGRLVMVEGKLQTRKWQGQDGQDRYTTEIVADSIQGLDRAPDGQQPAQQGGYQQQGGGYQQQGGYQQQGGGYQQNRPQQNRQQQNGYPQNQPQEEEDLGPAFPSEASGMDDVPF from the coding sequence ATGGCTGGCAGTTTAAATAAAGTAATCATTGTGGGCCGAGTCGGCCAGGATCCGAAGGTTTCCTACACCGGCTCCGGCCAGGCCGTGGCGAACTTCTCCGTGGCCACGGACGAAGGATACCGCGACCGGCAGACCGGCCAGAAGGTCGAGCGCACCGAGTGGCACCGCGTGGTGGCCTGGCGTCAGCAGGCCGAGTTCGTGGGCAACTACATCGGCAAGGGCCGTCTGGTCATGGTCGAAGGCAAGCTTCAGACCCGCAAGTGGCAGGGCCAGGACGGCCAGGACCGCTACACCACGGAGATCGTGGCCGACAGCATCCAGGGACTGGACCGCGCCCCCGACGGCCAGCAGCCCGCCCAGCAGGGCGGCTACCAGCAGCAGGGGGGCGGCTATCAACAGCAGGGCGGCTACCAGCAGCAGGGGGGCGGCTACCAGCAGAACCGTCCGCAGCAGAACCGCCAGCAACAGAACGGCTATCCGCAGAACCAGCCCCAGGAGGAAGAGGACCTCGGTCCCGCCTTTCCGTCCGAGGCCAGCGGTATGGACGACGTACCGTTCTGA
- a CDS encoding PaaI family thioesterase — MPIEQFIERGFPFHQLLGVKVDKIDEESVRLHIPFRDELIGHAGSAMIHGGVISTLADICGGFAVWTRCERDDFIATITLSVDYLRPATARDLYAEATVRLLGNKVGNAHVVIWSEGDPDTHVAEGRGVYNIRRRKK; from the coding sequence ATGCCGATAGAACAATTCATCGAAAGGGGCTTTCCCTTCCATCAACTCCTTGGCGTGAAGGTGGACAAGATCGACGAGGAATCGGTGCGCTTGCATATTCCGTTCAGGGACGAGCTGATCGGCCACGCCGGAAGCGCCATGATCCACGGCGGGGTCATCTCGACCCTGGCCGATATCTGCGGGGGCTTCGCCGTCTGGACTCGCTGCGAGCGGGACGACTTCATCGCCACCATTACCCTCAGCGTCGACTACCTGCGGCCTGCCACTGCCCGCGATCTCTATGCCGAGGCCACGGTCCGGCTCCTCGGGAACAAGGTCGGCAACGCCCATGTGGTCATCTGGTCCGAGGGCGATCCGGACACCCATGTGGCCGAGGGACGGGGCGTCTACAACATCCGGCGGCGCAAGAAGTGA
- a CDS encoding helix-turn-helix domain-containing protein — protein MSADDIRESIAERLRASRKEREMSLDKAALLTGVSKAMLGQIERRESAPTIATLWKIASGLDISFSSFFASKGGSDFRQVPFPNDRDMAIRVVFPFDAVTRMEMFEVTLTNRHHQRSPAHRFGVVEHVVTISGVLDLIHEGRVHRLGPGQSHRFHADVAHQYRAVTDTVVFQDIVCYT, from the coding sequence GTGTCAGCGGACGACATCAGGGAATCCATAGCCGAACGGCTGAGGGCCAGCCGGAAGGAGCGGGAAATGAGCCTGGACAAGGCGGCCCTGCTCACCGGCGTGTCCAAGGCCATGCTCGGCCAGATCGAACGCCGCGAATCCGCGCCGACCATCGCCACCCTGTGGAAGATCGCCAGCGGGCTGGACATATCCTTCTCGTCGTTCTTCGCGTCCAAGGGGGGCTCGGACTTCCGGCAGGTGCCCTTTCCCAACGACCGGGACATGGCCATCCGGGTGGTCTTTCCCTTTGACGCGGTCACGCGCATGGAGATGTTCGAGGTCACCCTGACCAACCGTCACCACCAGCGCTCCCCGGCCCACCGGTTCGGAGTGGTGGAGCACGTGGTGACCATCAGCGGCGTGCTGGACCTGATCCACGAGGGCCGGGTGCACCGCCTCGGCCCCGGTCAGTCCCACCGCTTCCACGCGGACGTGGCCCATCAATACCGGGCGGTCACGGACACCGTCGTGTTCCAGGACATCGTCTGCTACACCTGA
- a CDS encoding YbaK/EbsC family protein: protein MAKKLSRSAQRVQDFLSKQGDEFDVKELDSSTRTAADAAGSIGCAVGQIAKSLVFRDGNTDEPVLVVASGANRVDAAKVRLAASLDLRRADGDFVKDRTGFAIGGIPPVAHVTPLRTVLDQDLKQFAEIWAAAGTPHAVFRLTPDRLGALTGGQWIDLREEK from the coding sequence ATGGCGAAAAAACTGAGCAGAAGTGCGCAGAGGGTGCAGGATTTCCTATCGAAACAGGGGGATGAGTTCGACGTCAAGGAGCTGGATTCGTCCACCAGGACGGCGGCCGACGCGGCCGGCAGCATCGGCTGCGCCGTGGGACAGATCGCCAAGTCCCTGGTTTTTCGCGACGGGAACACGGACGAGCCGGTTCTGGTGGTGGCCTCGGGCGCGAACCGGGTGGACGCGGCCAAGGTGCGCCTTGCCGCATCCCTGGACCTGCGCAGGGCGGATGGAGATTTCGTCAAGGATCGCACTGGGTTCGCAATCGGCGGTATCCCGCCAGTGGCCCATGTCACGCCCTTGCGTACCGTGTTGGATCAGGACCTGAAACAGTTTGCGGAGATCTGGGCGGCGGCCGGAACGCCGCACGCGGTCTTTCGGCTCACGCCGGATCGTCTCGGGGCGCTCACGGGCGGGCAGTGGATCGATCTGCGAGAGGAAAAGTGA